The following coding sequences lie in one Thalassoglobus polymorphus genomic window:
- a CDS encoding sialidase family protein, protein MNQEQNVNRRHFLGATAAVTLGGLMSPGIAQLQAAKNSKVGENEHFWYRLAPEGPYIDSQRDNKAFGFRGGKIFLSEDNGETWAHSAEFADAENIGFSCILKNGNILFATRQKIFLSTDNLKTHKEIIVTKDGQDYLPHTPKNPDQPGWYFHPLDGVHTWEIDGKEVLVWGNYCNVLGGAVPVNIYYSTDSGETVKIAYSFGRNPKFQEKGIDPSLYLGNPENSVICRHIHSVVYNPVEQAFYACTGDINRGFGEECHWMRGTYDMKADEWDWQILVSVNSNSRYKSGGISFVDGQLYWAADANGPKKPTEKHDRGIFRCAPEDLAFPEKHTLLFDAEFEMANMIIEDNVILAGHCAPASTFKTGIAISPDLGKTWKEYDLSELGPRSPVRFHPKNSDGWFRVDLRKGWIERAEVLFIKPKSS, encoded by the coding sequence ATGAATCAAGAACAAAACGTGAATCGTCGTCATTTTCTCGGTGCGACCGCAGCAGTCACACTTGGTGGCCTGATGAGCCCTGGCATCGCGCAGCTACAAGCCGCTAAGAATAGTAAGGTCGGTGAGAACGAACACTTTTGGTATCGCCTCGCACCTGAAGGGCCTTACATCGATTCGCAACGTGATAACAAAGCGTTCGGTTTCCGTGGCGGGAAAATTTTCCTTTCAGAAGATAATGGCGAGACGTGGGCTCATAGTGCTGAGTTTGCCGACGCAGAGAACATTGGCTTCAGTTGCATTCTAAAAAACGGAAACATTCTCTTCGCCACGCGGCAAAAGATATTCCTGAGCACTGACAATCTCAAAACTCACAAAGAGATCATCGTCACTAAGGATGGTCAGGATTACCTGCCACACACACCGAAAAACCCTGATCAGCCAGGCTGGTATTTCCATCCCCTCGACGGAGTGCACACCTGGGAGATCGATGGCAAAGAAGTGCTGGTCTGGGGAAATTACTGCAACGTTCTAGGCGGGGCCGTTCCGGTCAATATCTACTACTCGACGGACAGTGGAGAGACAGTTAAAATTGCCTACTCGTTCGGTCGAAATCCAAAGTTCCAGGAAAAAGGGATTGATCCCAGTTTGTACTTGGGCAATCCTGAAAACTCTGTCATTTGTCGGCACATTCACTCAGTCGTTTACAATCCAGTTGAACAAGCATTCTATGCCTGCACAGGGGATATTAATCGTGGATTTGGGGAAGAGTGTCACTGGATGCGTGGCACTTACGATATGAAAGCTGATGAATGGGACTGGCAAATTTTGGTCTCGGTGAACTCGAACTCACGTTACAAATCAGGAGGCATCAGCTTTGTCGATGGGCAACTGTACTGGGCTGCAGATGCGAATGGCCCGAAGAAGCCAACGGAAAAACATGATCGAGGCATTTTTCGCTGCGCTCCAGAAGACCTTGCCTTTCCTGAAAAGCACACCCTGCTTTTCGATGCAGAATTTGAAATGGCCAATATGATCATCGAAGACAATGTGATCCTGGCTGGTCATTGCGCCCCAGCTTCGACCTTTAAAACAGGGATCGCCATTTCGCCAGACTTAGGCAAAACCTGGAAAGAGTACGACTTATCCGAGCTTGGTCCACGTTCTCCCGTCCGCTTCCACCCGAAAAATAGTGACGGCTGGTTCCGGGTGGATTTACGAAAAGGTTGGATTGAGAGAGCCGAAGTCTTGTTTATAAAACCGAAGTCGTCATGA
- a CDS encoding prenyltransferase/squalene oxidase repeat-containing protein, translating to MIVLLRLCVLLLATSPAFVAAQQPITLNDVEVGLPKITVDEPFAAEFSAKKAAEYLDRSALNWLKTKKCATCHTNLFYMAARPALTKIQPDSGEVRSFYEDYRKVRWAKKAPNESQGFWPIVVGTGLTLNDVQTTGKLSDVSRDVLDIMWTVQREDGGWRWPHCDYAPIEIDDHYGVTLAALTVGLAPDGYAETPQARAGLEKLRMYFKNNPPKSLHHRAMLAWCSVRVDGIVTEEQRQQTLSELLALQLDDGGWSTAGFLTDWKGLVPEGGSSLHTKTSDGYGTGFVIVVARELGVASDDPRLQRGIKWILKNQRESGKWFTRSPVHDCGNLISNAGSAYSILALQACGELEGWPFASIKPASSKANKQ from the coding sequence ATGATAGTACTCCTTCGTCTCTGCGTACTTCTACTTGCAACTTCGCCCGCTTTCGTCGCTGCACAACAGCCGATTACCCTGAACGACGTTGAAGTCGGCCTACCGAAGATCACTGTCGACGAACCTTTCGCTGCTGAGTTTTCTGCAAAGAAGGCAGCGGAGTACCTTGACCGTTCCGCTCTGAATTGGCTGAAGACGAAGAAGTGTGCCACATGCCACACCAACTTGTTTTACATGGCAGCACGTCCAGCATTAACAAAAATCCAACCTGATTCCGGCGAAGTTCGCAGCTTCTACGAGGATTACCGAAAAGTTCGGTGGGCGAAAAAAGCCCCTAACGAGTCACAAGGGTTCTGGCCAATTGTTGTCGGGACTGGGCTGACTCTGAACGATGTTCAAACAACCGGAAAACTCAGCGATGTCTCTCGCGATGTCCTCGACATCATGTGGACAGTTCAAAGAGAAGATGGTGGCTGGAGATGGCCTCATTGCGATTACGCGCCGATAGAAATTGACGATCATTATGGAGTCACCCTTGCTGCACTTACTGTCGGACTTGCCCCTGACGGCTATGCAGAAACTCCGCAGGCTCGCGCGGGGCTCGAAAAGCTTCGCATGTATTTCAAGAACAATCCGCCGAAGTCGTTACATCATCGTGCCATGCTTGCATGGTGTTCGGTGAGGGTCGACGGCATCGTTACCGAAGAGCAACGTCAGCAAACGCTGTCGGAACTGCTCGCCTTGCAACTTGACGATGGAGGCTGGTCGACCGCCGGCTTCCTGACTGACTGGAAGGGGCTCGTCCCGGAGGGTGGCAGCTCACTTCACACCAAGACAAGCGATGGATATGGAACTGGATTTGTCATCGTCGTCGCACGCGAACTTGGCGTCGCTTCGGATGATCCCAGACTGCAGCGGGGAATCAAATGGATTCTCAAGAATCAGCGAGAGAGCGGCAAGTGGTTCACTCGCTCGCCAGTCCACGATTGCGGAAACCTGATTTCAAATGCCGGGAGTGCCTACTCCATCCTCGCACTTCAGGCATGTGGTGAGTTAGAAGGTTGGCCGTTTGCCTCAATCAAACCTGCCAGCAGCAAAGCGAACAAACAGTGA
- a CDS encoding N-formylglutamate amidohydrolase: protein MTLEQTSLSRQFLLTCEHGGNEIPSHYQPLFHAAGEVLQTHQGWDIGALNLARELQQTLQTPLIFSTTSRLLIDLNRSLSNPELLSSYSRALSEEERNRLIASEYTPFRDQVLQHIQSVPGSVQIVHVSVHSFTPVLNGVIRDTDVGILFDPCRPIESQLSRQWVQEIQSKLPGFQIHLNRPYLGTDDGFTTTLRSRFPEMRYVGIELEVNQKYLVNPDFASKIANVVCSTVARLKKAIL, encoded by the coding sequence ATGACCCTCGAACAGACTTCGCTTTCCAGGCAGTTTCTGCTGACTTGTGAACATGGCGGCAACGAGATTCCATCACATTATCAGCCACTCTTTCACGCAGCGGGTGAGGTTCTACAAACTCATCAAGGCTGGGATATCGGAGCCCTGAATCTTGCCCGAGAACTTCAGCAGACCCTGCAGACTCCTCTTATCTTCTCTACGACCAGCCGTCTGCTGATCGACCTCAATCGAAGCCTGAGCAATCCAGAGTTGCTCTCATCATACTCAAGAGCCTTGAGTGAAGAAGAGCGAAACAGGCTCATCGCCAGTGAATATACCCCCTTCCGCGATCAGGTGTTACAGCATATCCAGAGTGTTCCGGGGTCGGTGCAAATCGTTCATGTCTCTGTCCACAGTTTCACGCCGGTGCTCAACGGAGTGATTCGCGACACCGATGTCGGCATTCTTTTTGATCCATGCAGACCGATCGAATCTCAGCTAAGTCGTCAATGGGTGCAGGAAATTCAGAGTAAACTTCCCGGTTTTCAGATTCATTTGAACCGACCGTATCTAGGAACGGATGACGGATTCACGACCACGCTGAGGTCTCGGTTTCCGGAAATGCGTTACGTCGGCATCGAACTAGAAGTGAATCAAAAGTACTTAGTCAACCCTGACTTCGCCAGCAAGATTGCTAATGTAGTTTGCTCTACCGTGGCCCGGTTAAAGAAAGCGATTCTGTAA
- a CDS encoding carboxylate-amine ligase has translation MVNSTPYHLFDVVGIELEYMIVDASTLDVRPISHRLLKDARNEPVSEIEHGRTAWSNELTHHVIELKTNGPRASLAGLAEDFQLQIQVINKQLAEDGARLLPTAMHPWMNPDHEMQLWPYDYSPVYEAFHKVFDCRGHGWANLQSMHINLPFCGDEEFARLHAAIRLVLPILPGLAASSPWVEGHFSGVLDKRLDVYANNSRKIPSVAGRVIPEAVFSRQDYEQQIFQPMFAEIAPFDPNKLLQDEFLNSRGAIARFERGAIEIRVIDVQECPLADVAIAALTIAVVKKLVAEDWSPLLAQKGMDVETLRSLFDATIQTAEQTVLSHTDYLDLFGIQHPTITVGELWRTLFDQVKEEIRTVTPELISPIEFILNHGSLARRMTSIHGENLSRNELHAIYELLANCLEEGRLLGAKE, from the coding sequence ATGGTCAATTCAACTCCTTATCACCTATTCGATGTTGTCGGAATTGAGCTGGAGTACATGATCGTCGACGCCAGCACCCTCGACGTACGACCGATCTCGCATCGTCTGTTAAAGGATGCACGGAACGAACCAGTCTCCGAAATTGAGCATGGGCGTACAGCGTGGTCAAATGAGTTAACGCACCACGTCATCGAACTTAAGACGAACGGCCCACGAGCCAGTTTGGCTGGTCTGGCGGAAGATTTTCAGTTGCAAATCCAGGTCATCAACAAGCAACTCGCAGAGGACGGAGCACGACTTCTGCCGACAGCCATGCACCCTTGGATGAACCCTGACCACGAAATGCAGCTATGGCCTTACGATTACAGTCCAGTCTACGAGGCGTTCCACAAAGTCTTCGATTGTCGCGGACATGGCTGGGCGAATCTGCAAAGCATGCACATCAATCTCCCCTTCTGCGGAGATGAAGAATTTGCTCGTCTCCATGCAGCCATTCGTTTGGTCTTGCCCATTCTTCCGGGGCTCGCAGCCAGTTCTCCATGGGTTGAAGGGCATTTTTCAGGCGTCTTGGATAAGCGTCTGGATGTCTATGCGAACAATTCTCGTAAGATTCCTTCTGTTGCTGGAAGAGTGATTCCTGAAGCAGTCTTTTCGAGGCAAGATTACGAACAACAAATTTTTCAACCGATGTTTGCTGAAATTGCTCCATTCGATCCAAATAAACTCCTTCAGGATGAATTTCTCAATTCACGTGGGGCCATCGCCCGCTTTGAGAGGGGAGCCATTGAGATCCGCGTGATCGATGTGCAGGAATGTCCCTTGGCCGATGTTGCTATCGCGGCGCTGACCATTGCCGTCGTAAAGAAATTGGTTGCAGAAGACTGGTCTCCACTGCTCGCCCAGAAGGGGATGGATGTGGAAACCTTACGAAGTCTCTTTGATGCCACGATTCAGACCGCCGAGCAAACAGTCTTGAGCCATACAGATTATCTGGATCTGTTCGGGATTCAACACCCAACAATCACGGTTGGGGAACTCTGGAGAACGCTGTTCGATCAAGTCAAGGAAGAGATCCGAACAGTCACTCCTGAACTCATTTCTCCAATCGAATTCATTCTGAACCACGGAAGCTTAGCCCGCAGGATGACTTCCATTCATGGCGAGAATTTAAGTCGAAATGAATTACACGCGATCTATGAACTCCTGGCGAACTGTCTCGAAGAGGGGCGATTGCTTGGAGCCAAAGAATGA
- a CDS encoding RimK family protein: MPTLIVSDSTKDWELEIPEVEKVEAWRYLTDPEFANRRNVRLYNLCRSMKYQSTGYYVSLLAEARGHKPLPGVIALQDLKSPAMLRFVGDELDELIQKSLEPLLSDQFELSVYFGCNMAKRYERLARHLFNMVPVPLLRFRFVKNKTWQIRSVKALGTNDLTEGHHEFVTEAALKHFTKSFRSRPKTKRLRFDLAILHDPNEGANSPSNEGALKKFVKAAESVGLSADLITKDDSGSLLEYDGLFIRQTTAVNHFTYRLARRAASEGLVVIDDPVSIARCTNKVYLAELMTYHKIPTPQTLVVHRDNMHEIGPTLGFPCVLKKPDSAFSQGVVKVKNQKELEERLAEFLTESELIVAQQFLPTTFDWRIGVLDQRAIFACQYYMAPGHWQIIQQEKDGRGRYGKSKTIPVELAPRKAVQMAIKAANLIGDGLYGVDVKESDGKFTLIEVNDNPNIDSGCEDEILRDELYRKIMESFLKRIEQKKSAIH; the protein is encoded by the coding sequence ATGCCGACACTGATCGTGAGTGACTCCACAAAAGACTGGGAGCTTGAAATTCCCGAAGTCGAAAAGGTGGAAGCTTGGCGCTATCTCACCGATCCCGAATTCGCTAATCGAAGGAATGTGCGTCTGTACAATTTATGTCGCTCGATGAAGTACCAGAGCACTGGCTACTATGTTTCACTGCTAGCAGAGGCGCGAGGGCATAAACCACTTCCAGGAGTGATTGCTCTGCAAGACCTGAAGTCGCCTGCCATGCTCCGGTTTGTCGGAGACGAACTCGACGAGTTAATTCAAAAATCATTGGAACCGCTCCTTTCCGACCAGTTTGAATTAAGCGTTTACTTTGGCTGCAATATGGCGAAGCGTTATGAACGACTCGCCCGCCACCTGTTCAATATGGTTCCGGTCCCGTTACTGCGATTTCGCTTTGTAAAAAACAAGACCTGGCAGATACGAAGTGTGAAAGCGTTGGGAACGAATGATCTCACCGAAGGTCACCACGAATTTGTGACCGAAGCTGCTTTGAAACATTTCACAAAATCTTTCCGGTCACGCCCTAAGACAAAGCGATTGCGGTTCGATCTGGCGATTCTGCACGATCCCAACGAAGGAGCCAATTCTCCTTCCAACGAGGGCGCGCTGAAGAAATTTGTCAAAGCTGCTGAGTCGGTCGGCCTGTCGGCAGATTTGATTACTAAAGATGATTCAGGCAGCTTACTGGAGTACGACGGTCTGTTCATCCGTCAAACAACTGCGGTCAACCATTTCACATATCGACTTGCCCGGCGGGCTGCCAGTGAAGGACTGGTCGTGATTGATGATCCCGTTTCCATCGCGCGGTGCACAAACAAAGTGTATCTCGCGGAGTTGATGACGTACCACAAAATCCCCACTCCCCAAACCTTGGTCGTGCACCGTGACAATATGCACGAAATTGGTCCCACGCTCGGATTTCCGTGTGTGTTAAAGAAGCCAGATAGCGCCTTCTCTCAGGGGGTCGTCAAGGTGAAAAACCAGAAGGAACTCGAAGAGCGACTGGCTGAGTTTCTCACGGAGTCCGAATTAATTGTTGCCCAACAATTTTTGCCAACGACCTTTGATTGGCGAATTGGCGTGCTCGATCAGCGTGCCATCTTTGCGTGTCAATACTACATGGCGCCTGGACACTGGCAAATCATTCAGCAGGAGAAAGATGGACGCGGTCGGTACGGGAAGTCGAAAACCATTCCCGTCGAACTGGCGCCTCGCAAGGCAGTACAAATGGCAATCAAGGCTGCCAACTTGATCGGAGATGGTCTGTACGGTGTCGACGTGAAAGAATCGGACGGAAAGTTCACTTTAATCGAAGTGAACGACAACCCAAACATCGATTCCGGCTGTGAAGACGAAATCCTGCGAGACGAACTCTATCGCAAAATAATGGAGTCGTTCCTGAAACGGATTGAGCAAAAGAAGTCCGCGATTCACTGA
- a CDS encoding C39 family peptidase yields MSQFSFRISSQPDDATCGPTCLQAVYRHYRDNISLDDVIQQTGGLEEGGTLGVFLGCHALQRGYRARIYTYNLQVFDPTWFDKKKVDLKERLSAQIEAKDLPKLQAASRSYINFLDLGGEIRMEVLNVELIRRYLKRNIPILTGLSATFLYGEAREIQLAESVNGISSVIDDIRGFPAGHFVVLCGYDSQRRTVLVADPLDPNPIARDHQYAVDIDRVFSAIMLGIVTYDANLLVIRPNNHKSEFTNADTDRE; encoded by the coding sequence ATGAGCCAGTTCAGTTTTCGCATTTCTTCTCAACCCGATGACGCCACCTGTGGGCCGACTTGCCTGCAAGCCGTCTATCGACATTATCGGGACAACATCTCTCTGGATGACGTGATCCAACAGACTGGTGGTCTGGAAGAGGGGGGCACATTAGGAGTCTTTCTGGGCTGCCATGCCTTGCAGCGCGGCTATCGCGCCCGGATCTACACTTACAATCTTCAGGTCTTTGACCCCACCTGGTTCGACAAAAAGAAAGTCGATCTGAAGGAACGACTCTCCGCTCAGATCGAAGCTAAAGATTTACCCAAATTGCAAGCAGCTTCCCGTTCCTACATCAACTTTCTAGATCTGGGTGGGGAAATTCGGATGGAGGTCCTGAATGTTGAATTGATTCGCAGGTATCTAAAACGCAACATCCCAATCCTTACCGGATTGAGTGCGACATTCCTGTACGGCGAAGCCCGGGAGATTCAACTTGCAGAATCGGTTAACGGGATCAGTAGTGTGATTGATGATATTCGAGGTTTTCCGGCAGGCCACTTCGTTGTTCTCTGTGGTTACGACTCTCAACGGCGGACGGTCCTTGTCGCTGATCCGCTCGACCCAAATCCTATTGCCCGAGATCACCAGTACGCTGTTGACATTGATCGCGTCTTCTCAGCCATCATGCTGGGAATTGTGACATACGATGCCAACCTGCTCGTCATTCGGCCAAACAATCATAAAAGTGAGTTCACGAATGCCGACACTGATCGTGAGTGA
- a CDS encoding alpha/beta hydrolase: MMNLKLIAIFSLLALIPSTACFAQKLIKDIPYIENGHERHVLDIYTPEESTESPLPVMFWIHGGGWQTGDKSRVGLKPKVLVDRGFIFVSTNHRLLAEVKMDELIRDVAKSLAWVNKNIAKYGGDPNQIYVGGHSSGAQLAALTCIDNRYLEEEGVSLNVLKGCIPVDGDTYDIPKIIMTAEFRQMLYGGKMFTFGHRQKFGNDPEKHVDFSAVTHVAKGKSIPPFLILYFSGNPETRAQANRLREVLKASDIPVWIYGKRDSNHSDLNNDLGMPEDPATQELFKFLDKQTKKP; this comes from the coding sequence ATGATGAATCTGAAACTGATTGCCATTTTTTCGCTGCTGGCATTAATTCCAAGCACTGCCTGCTTTGCTCAAAAACTCATAAAGGATATCCCGTACATTGAGAACGGTCATGAGCGTCACGTCCTCGATATCTATACACCGGAAGAGTCCACCGAATCTCCACTCCCTGTGATGTTCTGGATTCATGGAGGTGGCTGGCAGACCGGAGACAAGAGCAGAGTGGGGCTCAAACCGAAGGTGTTAGTCGACCGTGGGTTCATCTTCGTCTCCACGAATCATCGCTTGCTCGCGGAAGTGAAAATGGACGAACTGATCCGTGACGTCGCCAAATCGCTGGCTTGGGTGAATAAGAACATCGCAAAATACGGTGGCGACCCGAATCAAATTTACGTTGGAGGCCACTCGTCCGGGGCCCAGCTCGCAGCTCTGACCTGCATCGACAATCGATATCTGGAAGAGGAAGGGGTTTCCCTGAATGTACTGAAAGGGTGTATCCCAGTTGATGGCGATACTTACGACATTCCCAAAATTATCATGACCGCTGAATTTCGGCAAATGCTCTACGGTGGGAAGATGTTCACGTTCGGACATCGCCAAAAGTTCGGCAACGACCCTGAAAAGCATGTCGACTTCTCAGCAGTGACGCATGTTGCCAAAGGGAAAAGCATCCCTCCGTTTCTCATCTTATACTTCTCCGGGAACCCAGAAACACGGGCGCAGGCAAACCGCTTAAGAGAAGTTCTGAAAGCCTCCGACATCCCCGTTTGGATTTATGGTAAACGAGACTCTAATCACAGCGACCTGAATAACGATTTGGGGATGCCTGAAGATCCAGCGACGCAGGAACTTTTCAAGTTTCTGGACAAGCAGACGAAGAAACCCTGA
- a CDS encoding MFS transporter, producing the protein MTSSNKATKIQLFDIWSPQMRAFHMSWFAFFLCFFAWFGIAPLMKVVRAEMDLTKSQVGWCIIGSVSITVLARLFVGWWCDRVGPRIAYTWLLIIGSIPVMAIGFADNFTSFLIFRVLIGVIGASFVITQYHTSIMFAPNCVGTANATSAGWGNMGGGVTQLVMPLIFGMFVTLFGFSESLGWRASMMVAGAVCALTGVAYFFLTQDTPNGNFKELRAAGKMESKAAVSGTFLEACKDYRVWALFLIYGACFGIELTINNVAALYFIDYFAYFQEMDSTKAIGAVGLIASLFGLMNLFARTLGGAFGDKFGQKWGLSGRVKWLFVVLFCEGLALMLFSQMNVLILAIPSLLVFSLFVQMSEGATFSVVPFINKRALGSVAGIVGAGGNVGAVAAGFLFKSEAITWPTALFIMGALVTLTSFLSFAVTFSPATEFDASREAEEALGLEPA; encoded by the coding sequence ATGACAAGTTCAAATAAAGCAACAAAAATTCAGCTGTTTGATATCTGGTCGCCGCAAATGCGGGCGTTCCATATGTCGTGGTTCGCGTTCTTTCTTTGCTTCTTTGCGTGGTTCGGAATTGCACCTCTGATGAAGGTGGTTCGCGCCGAGATGGACTTGACGAAAAGCCAGGTCGGTTGGTGCATCATCGGGTCAGTGTCGATCACTGTGCTGGCACGTTTGTTTGTCGGTTGGTGGTGTGATCGAGTCGGTCCTCGCATCGCTTATACCTGGTTGTTGATCATCGGTTCTATTCCAGTTATGGCGATTGGTTTTGCAGACAATTTCACCAGCTTCTTAATCTTTCGAGTGTTGATCGGTGTGATTGGTGCGTCGTTTGTCATCACTCAATATCACACTTCGATCATGTTCGCTCCCAACTGTGTGGGGACAGCGAATGCAACCTCCGCTGGATGGGGAAACATGGGTGGCGGGGTGACTCAACTTGTCATGCCGTTGATTTTCGGAATGTTTGTCACTCTCTTCGGTTTCAGCGAATCACTGGGCTGGAGAGCATCGATGATGGTTGCTGGTGCTGTTTGTGCTTTGACTGGAGTCGCCTACTTCTTTCTGACGCAAGACACCCCGAATGGGAACTTCAAAGAGTTGCGTGCTGCTGGCAAGATGGAATCAAAAGCAGCTGTGAGTGGTACGTTTCTGGAGGCCTGTAAAGATTATCGAGTATGGGCATTGTTCTTGATCTATGGAGCCTGCTTCGGAATCGAGTTGACGATCAACAATGTTGCAGCACTCTATTTCATCGATTACTTCGCCTACTTTCAGGAAATGGACTCAACGAAAGCCATTGGAGCAGTCGGTTTGATTGCGAGCCTGTTCGGCTTGATGAATCTATTTGCCCGTACTTTAGGCGGAGCCTTCGGCGACAAGTTCGGCCAGAAATGGGGGCTTTCAGGTCGGGTGAAGTGGCTTTTCGTTGTCCTGTTCTGCGAAGGTCTGGCCCTGATGCTGTTCTCGCAAATGAATGTCCTGATCCTCGCGATACCCAGTTTGTTGGTCTTCAGTTTGTTTGTCCAAATGTCTGAAGGAGCAACTTTTTCAGTTGTCCCTTTCATCAACAAACGTGCATTGGGGTCGGTAGCAGGCATTGTGGGTGCTGGAGGAAATGTCGGAGCTGTGGCAGCCGGTTTCTTGTTCAAGTCGGAAGCGATCACTTGGCCAACTGCCCTGTTCATCATGGGGGCTTTGGTCACATTGACTTCGTTCCTCAGCTTTGCAGTCACGTTCAGTCCTGCAACAGAGTTTGATGCGAGCAGAGAAGCAGAGGAAGCCTTGGGGCTGGAACCCGCATAA